In the Bos taurus isolate L1 Dominette 01449 registration number 42190680 breed Hereford chromosome 21, ARS-UCD2.0, whole genome shotgun sequence genome, one interval contains:
- the TEDC1 gene encoding tubulin epsilon and delta complex protein 1 isoform X2, producing MGRRRLRRPDPADAARALPEAIAALSRTLPAAPSPETFRRAKFDHPEAAPALWRLLFRVLSPLPADGASASLALEAQARWVKSALRSQGYPRRALVQLPDDGSQGGRELLLALAWLLARGPLPERLLTQSHVRLGDEIPVCECEALASPGLPAPSVEAEGCVDIRHLQWLMGKLRLQWRNLMASQQEQCALLGKIHSYTRGCHSDRSLGHLSVTETELLRDPEGGRQVRLVGPSCCGGWRWRMRSWRRPWSGGTGSSSSGSGWTQSWTPAPRRPHRSRFCPGSPSQGLERRGCWRGSCRPCRRNCGRRQRPGGPPGRLWLVATGPSGEPRGGPCRRLWRRTWQPCSGPGSRTRAGPGPTGPAGW from the exons ATGGGGAGGCGGCGGCTGCGCCGGCCCGACCCGGCGGACGCGGCCCGGGCTCTGCCCGAGGCCATCGCTGCGTTGAGCCGGACGCTGCCCGCCGCGCCCAGCCCCGAGACCTTCCGCCGCGCCAAGTTCGACCATCCGGAGGCG GCCCCCGCGCTCTGGCGGCTGCTCTTTCGTGTGCTCTCGCCGCTGCCCGCCGACGGCGCCTCGGCTTCGCTCGCCCTGG AGGCTCAAGCCCGCTGGGTGAAGTCGGCGCTGCGCTCCCAGGGCTACCCTAGGCGGGCGCTGGTGCAGCTCCCGGACGACGGCTCACAGGGTGGCCGCGAGTTGCTGCTGGCCCTGGCCTGGCTCCTGGCCCGCGGGCCCCTGCCCGAGCGGCTGCTGACCCAGAGCCATGTGAGGCTGGGCGACGAGATACccgtgtgtgag TGTGAGGCCCTGGCCAGCCCTGGCCTGCCTGCTCCGAGTGTGGAAGCAGAAGGCTGTGTGGACATCCGCCACCTGCAGTGGCTGATGGGGAAGCTGCGGCTCCAGTGGCGAAACCTGATGGCCAGTCAGCAGGAGCAGTGCGCCCTCCTGGGCAAG ATCCACTCATACACCCGTGGCTGCCACAGTGACCGCAGCCTTGGCCACCTGTCTGTCACCGAAACGGAGCTGCTCAGAGACCCCGAGGGCGGCCGGCAGGTGAGGCTGGTGGGACCAAG CTGTTGCGGCGGCTGGAGATGGAGAATGCGCAGCTGGAGGCGGCCCTGGAGTGGCGGCACCGGGAGCTCATCTTCTGGCAGTGGATG GACACAGTCCTGGACGCCTGCTCCCCGGAGGCCTCACCGCTCACGTTTCTGCCCAGGATCCCCGAGCCAGGGCCTGGAGCGGCGCGGCTGCTGGCGCGGGAGCTGCAGACCTTGCAGGAGGAACTGCGGGAGGCGGCAGAGGCCCGGCGGGccgcctggcaggctgtg GTTGGTGGCCACGGGCCCGAGTGGAGAGCCGCGAGGCGGGCCCTGCAGACGGCTGTGGCGCAGGACC
- the CRIP2 gene encoding cysteine-rich protein 2, with protein MASKCPKCDKTVYFAEKVSSLGKDWHRFCLRCEHCSKTLTPGGHAEHDGKPFCHKPCYATLFGPKGVNIGGAGSYIYEKPSAEKPQVTGPIEVPVARTEERKASGPPKGPSKASSVTTFTGEPNMCPRCNKRVYFAEKVTSLGKDWHRPCLRCERCGKTLTPGGHAEHDGQPYCHKPCYGILFGPKGVNTGAVGSYIYDKDPEGKAQP; from the exons ATGGCCTCCAAGTGCCCCAAGTGCGACAAGACCGTGTACTTCG CTGAGAAGGTGAGCTCCCTGGGCAAAGACTGGCACAGATTCTGCCTCAGGTGCGAGCACTGCAGCAAGACGCTGACCCCTGGGGGCCATGCCGAG CATGATGGAAAGCCCTTCTGCCACAAGCCCTGCTATGCCACGCTGTTTGGACCCAAAG GGGTGAACATCGGAGGGGCCGGCTCCTACATCTACGAGAAGCCCTCTGCCGAGAAACCCCAGGTCACCGGCCCCATCGAGGTCCCGGTGGCCCGAACTGAGGAGCGGAAAGCCAGCGGCCCCCCGAAGGGGCCCAGCAAAG cctccagcGTCACCACGTTCACCGGGGAGCCCAACATGTGTCCTCGCTGCAACAAGAGGGTCTACTTCG CCGAGAAGGTGACGTCTCTGGGCAAGGACTGGCACCGGCCGTGCCTGCGCTGCGAGCGCTGTGGGAAGACGCTGACCCCGGGCGGGCACGCGGAG CACGATGGCCAGCCCTACTGCCACAAGCCCTGCTACGGAATACTCTTCGGACCCAAGG GAGTGAACACGGGAGCCGTGGGCAGCTACATCTATGACAAGGACCCTGAAGGCAAAGCTCAGCCCTAG
- the CRIP1 gene encoding cysteine-rich protein 1: protein MPKCPKCSKEVYFAERVTSLGKDWHRPCLKCEKCGKTLTSGGHAEHEGKPYCNHPCYAAMFGPKGFGRGGAESHTFK from the exons ATGCCCAAGTGCCCCAAGTGCAGCAAAGAGGTGTACTTTG CTGAGCGGGTGACTTCCCTGGGGAAGGACTGGCATCGGCCTTGTCTCAAGTGTGAGAAATGTGGGAAGACGCTGACCTCCGGGGGTCATGCCGAG CATGAAGGCAAGCCCTACTGCAACCACCCCTGCTACGCGGCCATGTTTGGACCCAAAG GCTTTGGGCGCGGCGGAGCCGAGAGCCACACTTTCAAGTAA